Below is a window of Desulfallas thermosapovorans DSM 6562 DNA.
AATCCAAGATCCTTCGCTACACCTTTAGAGTGAGCTGAAAAGTGGGTCAGAGTGATGATTTCGACTCCTGACTTCTCAAACACTACTACAACCCTATTTCCTTGGCGATGATATTTTTCATTACTTCGGTGGTGCCGGCAAAAATGTTGAAAATGCGCACGTCCCGGTAGTCCCGGCAAATGGGATATTCTTCACAGTAACCGTACCCGCCGTGCAGCTGCAAGCAGTGATAGGCTGTGCGGTTAGCCATTTCTGTAATCCACCATTTGGCCATGGAAACCTCCTTGACCACCCGTTCCCCGGCCAGGTGCTTTTCAAGCAGCTGGTTGATAAATGAACGGCCCAGTTCCACCTCGGTGGCCATTTCCGCCAGTTTAAAGCTGTTGTGCTGGAATTTGGTTACGGGTTTGCCGAATATATGCCGTTCCCGGCAGTATTCGATGGTATAGTTTAGCATCCTTTCAGCCAATCCCTGGGCCATTATGGAGCACACCAGCCGCTCTTGCTGCAGTTTTTCCATCAGGTAGATAAATCCCGCGTTTTCCCGGCCCAGCAGGTTACCCGCCGGTACCCGGCAGTCGCTGAAGACCAGCTCGGCGGTATCCTGGCTCCGGAGCCCCATTTTATCCAGTTTGCGCCCCCGGGAAAATCCCGGGGCATCCTTCTCCACCACCACCAGGCTGATGCCCTTGTGGGGGGGATTGGCCCGGGGATCGGTTTTACAGGCCACGATGATTAAATCCGACAGCAAACCGTTGGATATAAAGGTTTTGGTACCGTTTAGTATATAATGGTCACCTTCCCGAACGGCCGTGGTGCGGATGGCGGCCAGGTCCGAACCGGTGTCGGGTTCGGTCATGGCCACCGCGGTGATGATATCGCCGGATACACAGCCGGGAAGCCATTTTTGCTTTTGCTCCTCTGTGCCGTAAGAGGCGATATAGGGCACTATAATGTCGCTGTGCAGGGGAAACATCACGTGGGTACCGGCCCGGGCCAGCTCTTCGGTGATAATAACCGAATATTCAAAGCCCGCCCCGGCGCCGTCATATTTTTCCTCCACCCAGGGGCACAAAAAGCCGTTTTCCCCGGCTTTTTGCCACACTTCCCTGGGGATTTGCCCTGCTTCCTCCCACTCATGGTAATGGGGTATTACTTCAGCCTGCAGGAACTTGCGGAAGGAGTCCCTGAATAATTTATAGTCGCCGGAATAAAGGTCCAGGGCCATTTTACATGCCTCCAGTAACCCGCAATACTTCACCGCTGATGTAATCGGCCAGGGGCGAAGCCATCAACAGTATGGCGCTGGCGGCCTCTTCGGGGGTGCCCGCCCTGCGCAATGGTATCATGGCCTTGAACATCTGCCGCATGCTTTCTGGAATGCCGATGGCCACTTCTTTTCCATCCCGGCTGATGGCGTCCCCTTTTTCTTTGGGTTGGGTGAGGCGGGTTTCTATAAAGCCAAAGGCCACGGTATTGACACAAACATTAAAGGGGCCCCATTCCCTGGCCAGGGTCTTGGTGAGACCCACCAAACCCGCTTTGGCGGTGGAATAGTTGGCCTGCCCGGCATTGCCGTCCAAACCCGCAATGGATGAAATGTTGATTATTTTGCGGGTAACCCGCAGGCCGGCTTCCTTTTCCTTTTTGGCCGCTTCCCGGATATAGGGGGCGGCGGCCCGGATGATGCGGAAAGGGGCGGTCAGGTGTATTTTAAGCATGGCCTCCCACTGCTCATCGCTCATTTTGTGGATGACTCCGTCCCAGGTGTAGCCTGCATTATTTACGATTACGTCAATGCTGGGGCCAAAGTTTTCCACGGCGGTTTGTACCAGTTGGGCTGCGAAATCTGAGGCGGTGACATCACCCACACAGGCCACGGCTTGCCCGCCGGCGGCCTTGATTTCTTCCACCACTTCCACGGCCGGGCCTTCGTCCAGGTCGCTTACCACCACACGGCCGCCTTCCCGGGCGAAAAGCAGCGCCGTGGCCCGCCCGATACCCCGGCCTGCTCCGGTGATGATACAGGTCTTATCCTTTAACATGAGCTCCATTTATATGTCCTCCTTTTTAACTTAACTCCGGTATTTTTGCGCCGGCAAATTGGTTTTTCGGTTGTACCGGCACCTTCCTGAACCTCCCCACGGCTAAAACAGGGGATTTCCTTGACTTTAGTGCAGGTAATCCGGTGCCGGGTGTTGAAAATCTGAAAAAAATTCCTTCATGGCGTTTTATCCCTGGAAAGGGCATGCATATAAAGTTGAAAGGTGAACTTGATCAGAAAGTTGACTTTCGAAGTTCACTTTAATGCTGGTTCTATAAACTGTTCTTTAATGGCAGGACTGCCTCGAAGGTTCCCTTGACTTTTACACCACCCCTTTGGTCGGCGGCAACAACCTGCCCCTGTACCAGCCCGACACCCTTTTCCAGGCGTTTTTCTGTAATTACACCGGTAACGGTAATGCTGTCCCCCGGTTTGGTGATATCCACAAAGCGCACAGCCAGGCTGGTTAAATTGCGGTTGGGAATCCATTGGGTAACTGCCTGGCCCACAAAACCCATGACCAGCATACCGTGGGCGATGACTCCGCCGGTACCGGCCATTTGACCCACCTCGTCCAGGTAGTGTAAAGGGTTAAAGTCGCCGGAAGCCCCGGCGTATTTGACCAGCTGCGTTCTGTCTATGGCGGGTTTGGTCAGCGGGGGCAGGGGCCTTGACACTTCCAGGTCTTCAAAATAAACCGTCCGGTTCATTGAAATCACCTTACTTTCTTTCAATAACTGTACTGAGGGATACCAGCACGGTTTTACCATGCTGGTTTTGGTAAATGGTCTCCAGGTGGAATATGTGCATTTTACCCTTATCGGCGAATCCCTTCAGGGTGCAACGGGCCTCAATTTTATCGCCCGGGTTGATTTCGCCCAGGTAGCGGTATTCCTGCCCGCCATGCAGTACCTTCAAGGGATTTATTTTCAGGTTAAGACACAGGGTCATGAAGTCCTGTCCTCCCCAGAAATCCATGCAAGTGCCGAAGGTGGGCGGGGCGATGATATCCCGGTAACCCATGTTGCGGGCGTATTCGGTATCGGTGTAAACCGGGTTGTCATCCCCGATGGCCAGGACCATTTCCCGAATTTTTCCCCTTTCCACGGTAAAGGAAAAACGGGACAATTCGGTACCCACCAGGCCGTTATAATTGCTCATAAACAACCTCCTTTGGTGCCGCTTCCTTTGATTTGGTGCGGCCTCCTTTGGTGCCGGGTGTTGAAAGGTTGACAGGTTGAAAGGTTGAAAGCTTAGTGTTGCAATTAAATAATTTTACCGGTCCAGCAATGACTTTTCCCCGGCGGCGGCATATTCCCGGTAGAGGGGGCAGGCGGTGGTTTTGGGGCAGTGGTCATATTCCAGGCAGCGCCAGGCAACCAGCTGGGTATCAATCTGGCAGGTGCCGCTTCCCTCCAGCATATACAACTCTTCCACCCGTACCTCGTACCCTGCCACCGGGCATTGAAATGTGCTGTGCACCAGGGTTTGCATGATTTAATCCGGCCTCCATGATTAAGCAGTAATGCTATAGCACAGTCAATTTGACATTGAAACAGGCAATGATAAAATTTTATTCCTTTCCCACTATGCACACCGAGCACACTGCTTCCCAGGGGAAGCCGCCCAGGTTGTGGGTGAGCCCCAGTTTGGGATTGTCTATCTGCCTGGGGCCGGCCTGGCCCCTTAGCTGCAGGTACATTTCGTACAGCATGCGCAGGCCGCTGGCTCCGATGGGATGGCCGAAGGATTTGAGCCCCCCGTCCGGGTTGACCGGCAGTTCTCCGTCCAGGTCGAATACGCCGTTCAGCACATCCTGCCAGGCCCGGCCCCTTTCCGAAAAGCCCAGGTCCTCGTAAATAACCAGTTCCGTGGGGGTGAAGCAATCATGCACTTCAGCCATGCTGATTTCCTTGCGCGGGTTGGTGATGCCCGCCTGGCGATAAGCATCCAGCCCGGCATAATAAGTCTCTCGGATGGATGTAAAGTCGAAATCCTGGTGCATGGCACCGTGTCCCGGCCCGCAGACCACGGAAAGGGCTTTGACGTAGATGGGGTTTTTGTTATACTTTTTGGCATCCTCGGCCCGCACAATAATGGCGGCGGCCGAACCGTCGGCCACCCCGGAGCAATCCATGACCCCCAGAGGCGCCGCCACAATGGGGGAATTGAGGATTTTCTCCATGGGTACCTCTTTGCGGAACTGGGCCTTGGGGTTCAGGGCCCCGTTTTTGTGGTTTTTATAGGCGATGCGGGCCAGCACCCGTTTGCCTGTTTCCGGGTCCAGGCCGTACTTGTTAAAATATGCCGGGGCCAGAAGGGAAAAGGCGGCCGGGGCGGAATAGTTGGGGGCGGTACCGTCCCCCGGAGGCGGGGTGATTACCAGCCCGCTGTAACCCGAGTCCTTTAACTTTTCCACTCCGATGGCCATGGCAATGTCATAAGCACCCGCAGCCACGGCGTAACAGGCATTTCTAAAGGCATCGGTACCGGTGGCACAGAAATTTTCAATGCGGGTCACCGGTTTGTATTGTATCTTAAGTGGCTCCGAAAGGCTGATCCCCGCCCAGCCTGAGGCGCAACTGCCCAGCCAGTAGGCCTGGATATCCTCCGGGGTTAGCCCGGCGTCCTCCAGCGCCTGGTAGGCGGCATCCACCAGCATATCACCGGCGCTTTTGTCCCAGTGCTCTCCGAAGCGGGTGCAGCCCATGCCCACTATGGCAACTTTGTCCCTGATGCTCATTAATAAAAACCTCCCTCAATGAAAAATTATTTTCAGGGCTACTCACCTCTTGGGCCTGGCTTTCCAGTAATAATTGTGGATCCCCCCGGCCTTAAAAAGCTTGCGGAAGGTGGTTTCCACCTCCATGCCGATGGCTACTTTCGCCGGCTCGCAATCGGTCATTTCGCAAAGTAACCGCCCGCCGCCCTCGAAATCAATCACCGCAAATACCGTAGGCGGGTCCTGGGAAAATGTTAAATAATCAATTGTATAGGTGGTGATACGGGCATTGATGTCTGCAAAACAGTAGGGTTCCATGGCGTCTTTGGCCTGGCAGTGCACGCACACCCTCTGAGCGGGAATTTGCGGGGTGCCGCAGCGGGTGCAGCGGCTGCCGTAAAAGGCCAATATCTTTTTATTGTTACGCCACATGGCCGGTGCAGAGGGGCGGTCGGGTTCGGGCCGCTTGGGTGGCTCAAAGTCCAGCATACCCTTCCAGCGCAGGTAATTCTGGTAGCTCAGGGAAGTTTTCTTGGATTGCAGTAGTTTCGAAACACCATGCTTGGGAGCGAATTTTTTGATATTGTCCGTAACCCGCAGCAGCACGGCGTCCACTCCCTCGCCGAAGGTAACCATTAATATACGGTCCCCGGGTGCCGCTTGCTCCAGCGCCGCGGCCAGCATCAGCGGGGCGTGGGCGGTGCCGGTAAGGCCTACTGTGCTAAATAGACCATCCTCAATCTGGGACTGCTCAAACCCGAGGGAAAGAGCGGTGCCCGCCTGGTAACGGGGGGAAGGTGCATAGAGCACCAGCTTGCTGATTTCCCCGGGGGTAATTTTTAACCTTCCCGCCAGGGTTGTCAGGGCTTTGGTGACCAGCGGGCCATAACCCCTGGTGATTACAAAACGGTCCTCCCAGGCCCGTACAAAACGGTCTGTTACGTCCCGCCACTGGGTCAGTACATCACCGGCCACAGTGCAACTGCCCTCTATTTCAGCCAGGAGGTTTTCCCGGCCGATAACCAGAGCTGCCGCTCCGTCGCCGAAAAGCTGTTCATGTTGTCCCCTGGCCGCCCCCAGGCGGCAATCCGCCGCTGCCACCAGTACGTGGCGGGCTCCCGACTTAACCGCATCAGCAGCGGACAGTAAAGCGGTAGAACCGGCCCGGAGAGTGGAAGTGAAGTCCGCGGTACGCACCAGGTCGGTGGTGTCTAGGGCTGCGGCAATGGTGGTGGCGGATTGTTTTTCGACATAGGGCGGGGTGGTGGTGGCAAAATATACGCCGTCCAGATCCCGGGGCCGGATACCGGTCAGGCAGTCCCGGGCAGCTTCCACCGCCATGGTTACGCTGTCTTCATCGTAATTGGCCACCGCCTTTTCTCCCGGGAGGGACGGCTCGCCGAAGGCCTCGGCCAGGCGCCGGCGCTCCAGGCGGTTGAAGGGAATATAAGCGCCATAGGCGGTAATACCCACCATAATGCTAATACCTCCTTATATGGCATGGTCCAGGTCATGTTGCCAGGCGTTGCGCGCATTACAAGCCTGTATTCAGTTAAGCTTGTAATGAATTTGTTGAAAAATTAGTTTTATTCAGTAAATGCTATTACCTGGCAATCGCAAAATATATGCCAGGGTTGCAATAGCGCTGAACCATAAAATATACGGCTTATAAAATGATGACTTGAAATTGTTTGTATTGATTGCAGGACGGTTGTACTGAAAGCGATACAACAAGCTGCAATTTAAAATGTTCATAATACTGTTTGTGCAAGTTTGCCAGCAGGCATGGTTTTTGCGATTCACAGGGAGAAGTAATCACAGGAGGAGGGGTGTTTGTGAACACTCCAATAGAATTTTTGAATTTAACAGGAATATTTCTGGTTTGGGCAGAAAGAATAAATATGGTAAGTTAGGCATGACATGGCTATAGTTTTTCGCTTGTATTGCACCCGTTGTTGAATGAATAATACAATCCTTCAAGGAGGAGGTACTAATGGCTGATAATAGTAAACCCACAGCACCGCTGGCCGAGGTGATAAGCCTGGCGGAGTTTATTGACTACCAGCAAGGATCGGTGGTAAGCAGGACACTGGTTGATAAACAGACCGGCACGGTAACTTTGTTTGCCTTTGATCAAGGACAAGGGCTAAGCGAGCACACTGCCCCCTTTGATGCCATGGTGCAGTTGCTGGACGGTGAAGCCGAGGTGACCATTGCCGGGAACCCGCTGCGTTTAAAGAAGGGTGACATGGTCATTATGCCCGCCAACAAGCCCCACGCGCTGCGGGCGGTGGAAAGGTTTAAGATGCTGTTAACAATGATCCGGGCGTAAGCGTAGATAGCCCCGGCCGTTTATTTAAAAATAAAATGGGCGGGGCATTGTTTACGCGTATCTCAGTTGCTATTTAAGCTTACGGGAATTATATTTCAACAGCTTATCCTCCAGCCATAAATGCATTAATCTGGCTTCCAGCATATTCGCTGCGGCAATTTCAGCGATAAATTGCTGCATTGTGCCGTTGTGTTGCTCCAATTTGGAAACGAAACCGGCATACCCTTGGTGTGACTTTTTTTCGACCCAACTAAAGGTTTTGACCACGTCCTTCTCGCTGGCCAGGTTAATGGTAACACCGAACAACCGGCCAATAATGTCACCGCCTTCAATAATAATGGAAGGTTTTCCACCTAAATTTAAGATTGCATTTCTTACTTTATTAATGTGCTCCATTTCAATTTCTGCAAACCTTCTAAAGGTTCTTCTTATCTCTTTGTCCTGGTAACCTGAAAAATTTTTATACATGCCCAGGTGGCCGTGTTCCAGGGTTAATATTTTATTAAGTTCAGCTATAATTTCTGTTACTTTCACAATGGTCACCGCCAATTATGTATTATTGTTATTATTTCCCCGGGGTGTGGGAAAATATTTGTAATTAATCGGATTAAGTTTGCCCACCAGGTTGATTGAGTTAAAGGCCAAGCCAGGGTTTTAAAAGCTACCAGGCACTGGTATATTATTGTGCTGAAGCTTCCCACGACTAAAGCCGGGGCTTAGCGGTGCTTTGGGGTAAAGTAGGGGTATATTTTGTCCATTAATAGGATGAACCATGGAATATGAAACGGGGGTTTGTTTAATGCAGGTACGTTTAACCACGCTTTGTGAAAACACGGCGGCTGCTCTGGGATACACCGGGGAATGGGGGCTTGGTATTCTGGTGGAGGCCGGCGGTGAGGCGGTGCTGTTGGATACCGGCCTTGGTGATTCTTTGATACGCAATGCCATGGCCGGTAATGTCGATTTAAGCAAAGTTGACAAAGTGGTCATCAGCCACGGCCATGCCGACCATACCGGCGGCCTGCGTTCTTTGCTGCAGCAGCTTGGGAAAAGGGTGCAAATTCATACTCACCCGGCCATATGGGGTAAAAAGTACACTTGCATGACGCTGCCGGGCAGCGGGGAGCGAAGGTGCCGGTATATCGGAATGCCCTTTTGCCGTGAAGAGTTGGAAGGGCTGGGCGCGGTATTTAATATGTCCAGGGAGCCGGTATGGTTAAACGAGTTTATGGTTACCACCGGTGAAGTGCCCCTGGTTACTTCCTTTGAAAAAGTTGATGACAATATGTTCTTGCGGGCGGAGGAGGGTTTTGTGCCGGACACCTTGCCGGATGACCAGGCGCTGGTGGTCAAAACGGAAAAGGGATTGGTGGTGCTGCTGGGCTGCGCCCACCGGGGCATGGTGAATACGCTGCTGCACGCCCAAAGGATTACCGGTGTGGAGAAAATTTATGCTGTGGTGGGCGGCACCCATCTTTTCCGGGCGCAGCCGGAGCAAATTGAGCAATCCATGGCCGAACTGCGCCGGATGGGTGTGGGAAAAATAGGCGTATCCCATTGCACCGGCATGGCCCCGGCTGCACTGCTGGCCCGGGAATTCGGGGATAAATTTTTCTTTAACAATGCCGGCACCGTGGTGGAGTTTTAAATTCCCGCCCAATTTTCATAAAATACCCCAACATGCCCGGGATAGGTGTGTTGGGGGTTTTTTTAACGGTATTTTAGAGTCGCTAAAAATTTTGCAAGGGGAAATTTAATCATAGACGTGTTTGCAGGGAACATCTTTGGCCTGGTGTGGGGCAGTTTTAATATATTGTCATTTTGAGGCCATGGTGTTATTATGTTCCTAGGTAAACTAAAATCGTTTACATAGTTTACTGGTGGCTTTGATTTTTTACCCAACAGCCTTGGCGATGCTTAATAACATTGCCTAAAACTCAATTTGTTACCTGAGGGATTGCATTTTTGTTGCAAAAAGCATAGCATAAATTTTTTATGAGTAATCATTCAATTAATGAAGGGAGCGGTGGCTATGGCTGACAAAAAGCGGGCTTTGGCGGTTCTGGTGCTGTTATTGGTGGCGGCGGGCTCATACTGGGCCTATGAACATTATTACAAAGGTGAAGTTGCGCTTATCCGGGCCACCGGCACCATTGAGGCCACCACGGTGGAGTTGAACGCTAAAATGTCCGGGACCGTGGCCAGGCTGCTGGTGGATACCGGTGACACCGTTTCTGCCGGTCAACTGGTGGCCGAGCTGTCCCGCAGCGACCTGGCGGCCCAGCGGGAGCGGGACGCTCTGGGGGTATTGAAGGCCGAGGCCCAGCTGGCGGATTTGCAATCGGGAGCCCGGGAGCAGGAGAAAAAAGAAGCTATGGCCGGGGTGGAAATCGCACGGGTTAATTTAGAAAAGGCCAATACGGATTTGGCCAGGATAGAGGCCCTTTTCCAGGGCGGTGCTGTACCCGAAGCAGACTATGACAAAGCCCGGACCAGCGCGGAGTTGGCCAAAAACCAGCTGGCGGCGGCCGAGGCCAGGCTTAACCTGCTGGAGTCGGGCAGCCGTCCCCAGCAAATCAAGGCCGCCCAGGCCGAGGTCGAGCGCAGCAAGGCCGTGCTCAAGGCCAGCGATGCCATGCTGGAGGATTTGAAGGTTTATTCCCCCATCGCGGGGGTGGTGCTGTCCGGCAATTACGAGCAGGGGGAGTACGTGCAGATGGGTGCTTCCCTGGCCACCGTGGCGGATCTGAATGATCTCTGGATCAAAGTTTACATTCCCACCGTCGATTTGCCCCATATCAAACTGGACCAGCCAGTGCAGTTTACTGTCAGCGGCATGGATAAAGTGTTTGAAGGGGTGGTGCAGGAGATCGCCACCGAGGGTGAATTTACCCCCAAGACCATCCAAACCCAGCAGGAGCGGGCCAATGTGGTATTTGCCGTGAAGATAAAGATCAGCGATGCCGGCGGTGTTTTAAAGCCTGGTATGCCTGCCGATGTAACCTTTGGACCGAGGGCGAACCATGATTAAAGTGGAAAAGCTGGGCAAAGATTTCGGTCATATCACCGCCGTGTATGAAGTAACCATAGACGTGTTTGCAGGGAACATCTTTGGCCTGGTGGGGCCGGACGGGGCCGGTAAAACCACCTTGCTGCGCGTGATTTGCGGTTTAATAGTTCCTGATCGCGGGCAGGTTCTTTGGGCGCAGGCCGCCGGCGGGCAGGGGAAACGGGGGAACGGGGTGGTGCTGGGCTATATGCCCCAGCGGTTCAGCCTTTATGGTGATTTGACGGTGATGGAGAATATTAATTTTTTCGGCGCCCTGTATAAATTAAAACGACCGGTTATAAGGGAACGGGCTGACGAAATACTGGAAATGACCGGGCTGCTGCCCTTTAAAGATCGCTTGGCGGATAACCTGTCGGGGGGTATGAAGCAAAAACTAGCCCTCACCTGCGCCCTGGTCAACCGCCCGGCCCTGCTGGTGCTGGATGAGCCCACCTACGGGGTGGACCCGCAATCCCGTAAAGAGTTCTGGCGGATATTATACCGGCTGAACAAGCAGGGAATGACCATCATAGTATCCACCCCTTACATGGATGAAGCCGAGCTGTGCACCAGGGTGGCCTTTATGAACAAGGGCCGTGTGGTGGCGGTGGATTCACCATCCCGGCTGAAAAGCAATTTTCCCTACCAGGTGCTGGAGGTGCGGGTTGAAACCCGCCGGGCCGGGCCGGTGGGTGATGTGCCGCCGCAAAGCCGTGGGGGGGATGATTTTCCGTATAACCGCCATATTGGGTTGTTCAGTGATTTGCCCGGGGTGGTGTACGTGTCGCTTTACGGGGATAAATACCGCGTGGTGGTGGAGGATGGGGAGGCTGCCCGGCGGGCTATGGAAAACCGCCTGGCGGAGAAGGGGATAAACGCCGGGTTGTATTGTACTGAAATCAATCCCACCATGGAAGATGTTTTTATTGCGCTGGCGGAGAAAGGGGTGGAGTAGTGGACTATGCAGTGACCACCAACCAGTTGACCAGGGTTTTCGGTAATTTCACGGCTGTGGATAAATTGACACTGCAGATTAAACCCGGGGAAATTTACGGATTCCTGGGACCCAACGGGGCGGGTAAGTCCACCGCCATGCGGATGCTTTGCGGCATACTGGAACCCACATCGGGCACGGCCACGGTATTGGGGTACGACCTGTTGCGGGAAACCGAGAAAATTAAGCAGCGTATTGGCTACATGTCCCAGAAATTCAGCTTGTACGATGACCTCACCGCAGCCGAGAACCTGTACTTTTATGCCGGGCTGTACAATATACCCCGCCGGGGAAGGCCGGGCCGGGTGCGGGAAATGATCGATATGGCCGGTCTTACCGGCCGTGAGAATGAACCGGCGGCTAATCTAAGCGGTGGCTGGAAGCAAAGGCTGGCCCTGGGCTGCGCCATTATTGCCCGGCCCGCCATAGTGTTCCTGGACGAGCCCACCAGCGGGGTGAGCCCCACCAGCAGGCGCCATTTTTTCAGCATTATCAGGCAACTGGCCGGGAAAGGTACCACGGTGATGGTGACCACCCACTTCATGGACGAAGCCGAATATTGTGATAAAATCGCCTTCATCTCATCCGGCCGGCTAATGGCGGTGGATAGCCCGGACAATTTGAAAAGAAACGTTATAGAGGGATGTCTGGTGGAATTGGATTTGCCCGGTGCAATGGAACGGTTGGAGAGTATTGCACAGCTTCCCTACGTTAAAGAATGTTCAGTACACGGGCCGGTGCTGCACGTGCTGCTAAAAAGCGAAGCCCACTTGGCGTCCCTGGAGGAATTTACGGGAGTTTCACCCAAACCCATCACCCCTTCCCTGGAGGATGTGTTTATTGCACTTTCAAGTAAAAGTTGAAAGGTGTCCGTTTTGTTATATTCACATGGCCGCGGGCACTTTTCATATAACAACTTAAACGGCATCATGGGTATTGACCACAACAACACCATTACCGAGGAATTACAATTACTAACCACCACCAAAGGGGGGTGTCCGGTGAGCAGGATTATTGCAGTTTTACATAAGGAGATTTTGCAGATGCGCC
It encodes the following:
- a CDS encoding ABC transporter ATP-binding protein — protein: MDYAVTTNQLTRVFGNFTAVDKLTLQIKPGEIYGFLGPNGAGKSTAMRMLCGILEPTSGTATVLGYDLLRETEKIKQRIGYMSQKFSLYDDLTAAENLYFYAGLYNIPRRGRPGRVREMIDMAGLTGRENEPAANLSGGWKQRLALGCAIIARPAIVFLDEPTSGVSPTSRRHFFSIIRQLAGKGTTVMVTTHFMDEAEYCDKIAFISSGRLMAVDSPDNLKRNVIEGCLVELDLPGAMERLESIAQLPYVKECSVHGPVLHVLLKSEAHLASLEEFTGVSPKPITPSLEDVFIALSSKS